The Mercurialis annua linkage group LG2, ddMerAnnu1.2, whole genome shotgun sequence genome contains a region encoding:
- the LOC126669647 gene encoding alkaline ceramidase encodes MAEGLSSFWGPVTTAEWCEKNYVYSSYIAEFFNTVSNVPTILLALIGLINALRQRFEKRFSVLHLSNMILAIGSMSYHATLQRMQQQGDETPMVWEMLLYFYILYSPDWHYRSTMPTFLFLYGAGFAVLHSLFRFGIGFKVHYTILCLLCIPRMYKYYIYTNDVSAKRLAKFYVATLIFGSICWLCDRLLCGEISLWFFNPQGHALWHVLMGFNSYFANTFLMFCRAQQLGWNPRVVNFMGFFPYVMVQKPKTQ; translated from the exons ATGGCAGAAGGATTATCGAGCTTTTGGGGTCCTGTAACAACTGCTGAATGGTGTGAGAAAAATTATGTCTACTCTTCTTACATTGCAGAGTTTTTCAATACCGTTTCTAATGTTCCAACCATTCTATTGGCACTCATTGGTCTTATAAATGCCCTGAGACAACGGTTTGAGAAGAGGTTTAGTGTACTTCACTTATCAAATATGATACTCGCCATTGGGAGTATGTCATACCATGCCACGTTACAGCGCAT GCAACAACAAGGTGATGAAACTCCAATGGTGTGGGAAATGCTTTTGTATTTTTACATCTTATATTCGCCAGATTGGCACTATCGGAGTACTATGCCCACCTTCTTGTTCTTGTATGGAGCTGGATTTGCTGTACTACATTCGTTGTTCCGTTTCGGGATTGGATTTAAGGTGCACTATACAATACTCTGTCTTCTCTGCATACCCAGGATGTACAAATATTACATTTACACAAATGATGTATCTGCAAAGCGGCTTGCGAAATTCTACGTGGCTACCTTGATTTTCGGGAGTATTTGTTGGCTCTGTGACCGCCTTCTCTGTGGTGAAATTTCTCTTTGGTTCTTCAACCCCCAAGGGCACGCCTTGTGGCATGTCCTAATGGGTTTCAACTCATATTttgcaaacacatttctgatGTTTTGCCGTGCTCAGCAGCTCGGGTGGAATCCAAGAGTTGTTAACTTCATGGGATTTTTCCCGTATGTTATGGTTCAAAAACCGAAGACCCAGTGA
- the LOC126668053 gene encoding probable methionine--tRNA ligase, giving the protein MSETDACNTNLLLLHATPLMEDTSEQSAGKKLPIAGKRNILITSALPYVNNVPHLGNIIGCVLSADVFARYCRLRGYNAIYICGTDEYGTATETKALEENCSPKQICDKYHAIHREVYNWFNIKFDEFGRTSTPQQTEVCQAIFKKLLENNWLSENTMQQLYCDTCKKFLADRLVEGTCPTEGCNYDSARGDQCEKCGKLLNPTELKDPRCKVCRNAPHIRDTNHLFLELPLLKDELVKYIESMSIAGSWSQNAIQSTNAWLKEGLKQRCITRDLKWGVPVPHENFKDKVFYVWFDAPIGYVSITSCYTPEWEKWWKNPENVELYQFMGKDNVPFHTVMFPSTLIGTGENWTMMKTISVTEYLNYEAGKFSKSKGIGVFGNDAKDTNIPVEVWRYYLLTNRPEVSDTLFTWSDLQAKLNTELLNNLGNFINRVLSFIAKPAGLGYDSIIPDAPNASSHPRTKKLAEDVGKLLGQYVEAMEKVKLKQGLKIAMSISSEGNAYLQESQFWKLYKEDQPSCNIVMRASTGLVYLLACLLEPFMPSFSLSVFKQLNLPPEEASLSDEKGDIIKMPWEFLPPNHKIGTPEPLFKELKDEEVDFFRKKFAGSQAERAEAEAAQAAEKLSKAKISDGGGKKAQTKKPAAPAKLKSNVKQEISIRKLDIRVGLIKKAEKHPDADSLYVEEIDLGGEIRTVVSGLVKYIPLQEMQNRKVCVLCNLKPMTMRGVKSQAMVLAASNSDNTKVELVDPPASAVVGERVTFPGFEGELDDGQCPKKVWETLQVDLGTNADLVACYKDIPFTTSAGVCKVASIQSGPIR; this is encoded by the exons ATGTCCGAAACTGACGCCTGCAACACAAATCTGCTGCTTCTCCACGCTACTCCACTGATGGAAGATACCAGCGAGCAATCCGCCGGAAAAAAGCTGCCGATCGCCGGAAAGAGGAACATTCTGATTACCAGCGCGTTGCCGTATGTTAATAATGTACCTCACCTCGGCAACATCATAGGCT GTGTATTGAGCGCTGATGTTTTTGCTCGATATTGCCGGCTTAGAGGCTATAATGCTATTTATATTTGCGGCACTGATGAGTATGGAACAGCTACAGAAACCAAAGCTTTGGAAGAGAATTGCTCTCCTAAACAAATCTGCGACAA GTATCATGCAATTCACAGGGAAGTCTACAATTGGTTTAATATAAAGTTTGATGAATTTGGACGGACATCCACACCACAGCAGACTGAAGTTTGCCAAGCAATTTTTAAGAAGTTATTAGAGAACAATTGGCTATCCGAGAACACCATGCAGCAG CTTTACTGCGACACATGCAAAAAGTTTTTAGCGGACAGGCTTGTAGAAGGTACTTGTCCAACTGAAGGGTGTAATTATGATTCAGCGCGAGGAGATCAATGTGAGAAATGTGGCAAATTATTGAATCCAACAGAGTTAAAAGATCCTAGGTGCAAG GTTTGTCGAAACGCTCCACATATCCGTGATACAAATCACTTGTTTCTTGAGCTTCCTCTGCTTAAGGATGAATTGGTAAAGTATATTGAGAGCATGTCAATAGCTGGATCCTGGAGTCAGAATGCTATTCAATCCACCAATGCATGGTTGAAAGAAGGACTTAAGCAACGGTGTATTACAAGAGATTTAAAGTGGGGGGTTCCAGTTCCACATGAGAATTTTAAGGACAAG GTTTTCTATGTCTGGTTTGATGCGCCAATTGGATATGTCTCCATCACTTCATGCTACACTCCTGAATGGGAGAAGTGGTGGAAAAATCCCGAAAACGTGGAGCTTTATCAATTTATGGGGAAAGATAATGTACCATTTCACACT GTGATGTTTCCATCTACACTTATTGGCACTGGTGAAAATTGGACCATGATGAAGACTATAAGTGTTACTGAATACTTGAACTATGAAGCAG GAAAGTTTTCAAAGAGTAAAGGCATAGGAGTTTTCGGTAATGATGCCAAAGATACAAATATTCCGGTTGAAGTTTGGAGATACTATTTATTAACTAACAGGCCAGAG GTATCTGACACGCTATTTACATGGTCTGATTTGCAAGCAAAACTTAATACTGAGTTGCTCAATAATTTGGGCAACTTCATTAATCGAGTTTTAAGTTTTATTGCTAAACCTGCAG GTTTAGGATATGACTCCATTATTCCAGATGCTCCTAATGCAAGCTCGCATCCTCGAACAAAGAAATTGGCTGAAGACGTTGGTAAATTATTGGGGCAGTATGTTGAAGCCATGGAGAAG GTCAAATTGAAACAAGGACTAAAAATTGCAATGAGCATCTCTAGTGAAGGGAATGCATATCTTCAG GAAAGCCAATTCTGGAAGCTATACAAGGAAGATCAACCCTCATGCAACATAGTTATGAGGGCTTCTACAGGACTTGTATATCTTCTCGCATGTTTACTGGAACCTTTCATgccttctttttctctctcg GTTTTCAAGCAACTTAATTTACCTCCTGAAGAAGCTTCTCTCTCTGATGAAAAAGGAGATATTATTAAGATGCCTTGGGAATTCCTACCTCCCAATCATAAAATTGGGACACCAGAGCCATTGTTCAAGGAATTG AAAGATGAAGAAGTTGATTTCTTCCGGAAGAAATTTGCCGGTAGTCAAGCTGAGAGAGCAGAAGCTGAAGCAGCACAGGCTGCTGAGAAATTGAGCAAAGCCAAAATTTCAG ATGGTGGTGGAAAGAAGGCACAGACCAAAAAGCCTGCTGCTCCAGCCAAATTAAAGAGTAATGTGAAGCAAGAAATCTCCATCAGAAAACTAGATATTCGGGTTGGCTTAATAAAGAAAGCCGAGAAGCATCCTGATGCCGATTCTCTTTATGTGGAAGAAATTGATTTGGGTGGAGAAATTAGAACAGTCGTTAGCGGACTTGTCAAATATATACCTCTTCAAGAGATGCAG AATAGGAAGGTCTGTGTTCTATGTAACTTAAAGCCGATGACCATGAGGGGTGTCAAGTCACAAGCTATGGTTCTTGCTGCTTCCAACAGTGACAACACTAAG GTTGAGTTGGTTGATCCACCTGCATCTGCTGTAGTTGGAGAGAGGGTTACATTCCCTGGTTTTGAAGGTGAGCTTGATGATGGGCAATGTCCTAAGAAAGTCTGGGAGACGCTACAAGTGGATTTAGGGACCAACGCAGATCTCGTGGCATGCTACAAAGATATTCCATTCACCACATCAGCCGGTGTTTGCAAGGTCGCATCTATTCAGAGTGGTCCGATAAGGTAG